The proteins below come from a single Acidimicrobiales bacterium genomic window:
- a CDS encoding heme-binding protein, whose amino-acid sequence MAVRLEPALAAARVGVERAGAQGLRVAIVVLDARFVTVVSLVMDGAYASAPRVAEAKAFTALNFGRPSAATKESVAPENRAALAALEPRLFFAGGGEPVLEAGQAVGAVGVSGATEAEDAALARLVAEALGVD is encoded by the coding sequence GTGGCCGTCCGGCTCGAGCCCGCGCTCGCCGCGGCCCGCGTCGGTGTCGAGCGCGCCGGCGCGCAGGGGCTTCGCGTCGCGATCGTCGTCCTCGACGCGCGCTTCGTGACCGTCGTCAGCCTCGTGATGGACGGCGCGTACGCCAGCGCGCCGCGGGTCGCCGAGGCGAAGGCCTTCACCGCGCTCAACTTCGGCCGACCCAGCGCGGCGACGAAGGAGAGCGTCGCGCCCGAGAACCGAGCAGCGCTCGCCGCGCTCGAGCCCCGCCTCTTCTTTGCCGGCGGCGGCGAGCCGGTTCTCGAGGCCGGCCAGGCCGTCGGCGCCGTCGGCGTCTCCGGCGCGACCGAGGCCGAGGACGCGGCCCTCGCGAGGCTCGTCGCGGAGGCGCTGGGCGTCGACTGA
- a CDS encoding nuclear transport factor 2 family protein, which translates to MAGSGPMGDLEYLVARQEVADVLARFCERIDEYDIDAVAELFTEDCVTDYGPGRGGRVVGRQALAERLRTGQEEFARTHHQLGQMTVRFDGPDTCHASTYVTAWHERFDGSTPVVRLRYLDRLVRSGNRWRIAERRALAQGAEGFPGVEWRWVARRRPGCGREP; encoded by the coding sequence GTGGCTGGGTCAGGTCCGATGGGCGACCTCGAGTACCTCGTCGCCCGCCAGGAGGTCGCCGACGTGCTCGCGCGCTTCTGCGAGCGCATCGACGAGTACGACATCGACGCCGTCGCCGAGCTGTTCACCGAGGACTGCGTCACCGACTACGGGCCCGGGCGCGGCGGGCGCGTCGTCGGCCGCCAGGCGCTCGCCGAGCGGCTCCGGACCGGCCAGGAGGAGTTCGCCCGCACCCACCACCAGCTCGGCCAGATGACGGTGCGCTTCGACGGGCCGGACACGTGCCACGCCTCGACCTACGTCACGGCCTGGCACGAGCGCTTCGACGGTTCCACCCCCGTCGTGCGGCTGCGCTACCTCGACCGCCTCGTGCGAAGCGGCAACCGCTGGCGCATCGCCGAGCGACGAGCCCTCGCCCAGGGGGCCGAGGGCTTCCCGGGTGTCGAGTGGCGCTGGGTCGCCCGGCGCCGCCCCGGCTGCGGGCGCGAGCCCTGA
- the meaB gene encoding methylmalonyl Co-A mutase-associated GTPase MeaB has protein sequence MTAPRPSQLLERLQRGEEAALARLLTLVEEGGDEAAAVIGALGASEARSHVVGVTGPPGSGKSTLVGRLVAEYRRRGARVGVLAIDPSSQRTGGALLGDRLRMASVADDREVFIRSMATRGALGGLARATADAVAVLAAAGRSVVIIETVGVGQTEMDVVEAAQTVAVVSVPGLGDGVQAMKSGLLEVADVHVVNMADREGASRTAADLREAVHASARRDDGWEVPVLLTDALHGEGVDALVETLDAHRAAIAASGELDRRVRRNAEARIRRAGEELVRALLAGRTGAELVDAVAAGDLDPASAVRALLAGAAGRDPLLGHAPVARSRLPASGAAAEEWRRQSAP, from the coding sequence ATGACGGCGCCTCGCCCGAGCCAGCTCCTCGAACGCCTCCAGCGGGGCGAGGAGGCAGCGCTCGCCCGGCTGCTCACCCTCGTCGAGGAGGGGGGCGACGAGGCGGCGGCGGTGATCGGCGCCCTCGGCGCGAGCGAGGCGCGCAGCCACGTCGTCGGGGTCACCGGCCCTCCGGGGAGCGGCAAGAGCACGCTCGTCGGCCGCCTCGTCGCCGAGTACCGACGGCGCGGCGCCCGTGTGGGCGTCCTCGCCATCGACCCTTCCAGCCAACGTACCGGCGGCGCCCTCCTCGGCGACCGCCTCCGGATGGCGTCGGTCGCCGACGATCGCGAGGTGTTCATCCGCTCGATGGCGACCCGCGGCGCCCTCGGCGGCCTCGCCCGGGCGACGGCCGACGCCGTCGCCGTGCTGGCCGCAGCTGGCCGGAGCGTCGTCATCATCGAGACGGTCGGCGTCGGCCAGACCGAGATGGACGTCGTAGAGGCCGCCCAGACGGTCGCCGTCGTGAGCGTGCCCGGACTCGGCGACGGCGTCCAGGCAATGAAATCCGGCCTCCTCGAGGTGGCCGACGTGCACGTCGTGAACATGGCCGACCGGGAGGGTGCGTCGCGCACCGCCGCCGACCTGCGGGAGGCGGTCCACGCGAGCGCGCGCCGCGACGACGGCTGGGAGGTGCCAGTGCTCCTCACAGACGCGCTCCACGGCGAGGGCGTGGACGCGCTCGTCGAGACGCTCGATGCCCACCGTGCGGCCATCGCGGCGAGCGGCGAGCTGGACCGCCGCGTCCGGCGCAACGCCGAGGCCCGCATTCGGCGGGCGGGCGAGGAACTCGTGCGGGCGCTGCTCGCCGGGAGGACGGGCGCCGAGCTCGTGGACGCGGTGGCGGCGGGGGACCTCGATCCGGCGTCGGCAGTGCGCGCCCTGCTCGCGGGCGCCGCCGGGCGCGACCCGCTCCTCGGTCACGCGCCGGTCGCCCGGTCTCGGTTGCCCGCTTCGGGCGCCGCAGCCGAGGAGTGGCGTCGCCAGAGCGCCCCCTGA
- a CDS encoding branched-chain amino acid ABC transporter permease produces the protein MGQVIVSGLAAGSTFALLALALVLVFKATNVPNFAQAEMGLLPAFITWQLMTTFHVGYALGVLAGIASGVVIAVVIERSCIRPILAHSESASVMMTIGLFFVLNSISGLVWDSAPRIIAAPFGSLYRVAGTTITEEQVVAIGVGVVVVVVMSWFFRTHLGSQMRALAEDRVTPRLVGVNPNRVFLVAWAIAGALSAIALLLATQSTVLNDQSGVAIILDGFVAATLGGFNSLLGAFVGGLVLGVLTNLAGTYVSTSGASAVALLIVFLVLMARPRGLFGQARAREV, from the coding sequence GTGGGGCAGGTCATCGTCAGCGGTCTAGCCGCCGGGAGCACCTTCGCCCTGCTGGCCCTGGCGCTCGTGCTCGTCTTCAAGGCGACCAACGTACCGAACTTCGCGCAGGCCGAGATGGGCCTGCTGCCGGCATTCATCACCTGGCAGCTCATGACGACGTTCCACGTCGGCTACGCGCTCGGCGTGCTCGCTGGGATCGCGTCGGGGGTCGTCATCGCCGTCGTGATCGAGCGGTCCTGCATCCGGCCGATCCTCGCGCACTCCGAGAGCGCGAGCGTCATGATGACGATCGGCCTCTTCTTCGTCCTGAACAGCATCAGCGGCCTCGTCTGGGACTCGGCCCCTCGGATCATCGCCGCGCCCTTCGGCTCGCTCTACCGAGTTGCCGGCACTACCATCACCGAGGAGCAGGTCGTCGCCATCGGCGTCGGCGTCGTCGTCGTGGTGGTGATGAGCTGGTTCTTCCGGACGCACCTCGGCTCGCAGATGCGCGCCCTCGCCGAGGACCGCGTGACGCCGCGGCTCGTCGGCGTGAACCCGAACCGGGTCTTCCTCGTCGCCTGGGCGATCGCCGGTGCGCTGTCGGCGATCGCGCTGCTGCTCGCGACCCAGTCGACCGTCCTGAACGACCAGTCCGGGGTCGCGATCATCCTCGACGGCTTCGTCGCCGCGACCCTCGGCGGCTTCAACTCGCTGCTCGGCGCCTTCGTCGGCGGCCTCGTGCTCGGTGTGCTCACGAACCTCGCCGGCACCTACGTGTCGACCTCCGGCGCCTCGGCGGTCGCGCTCCTCATCGTCTTCCTCGTCCTCATGGCGCGCCCACGCGGCCTGTTCGGCCAGGCGCGGGCGCGGGAGGTCTGA
- a CDS encoding branched-chain amino acid ABC transporter permease yields MTPSLRALGARSRGVRWQWSAAAAALVALFAAAAVFPHVANGYELFVGTEIAIFAIACLGLTVAIGWSGQVVLAQTGFFGIGAYGTNYLFEHHVPWVVSVLAISLLCALCGMVVGFPAARLRGFYLAIATLAFAELLDQLFNNATAITGGPVGMAVVPFRLWSLGVNVGLWYLSFVVLVATVVVLNHLGRSRLGRCLRAVRDAEVATGSLGLSATQLKVVAFVISALLGSIAGSLYGQALTFLSPDAFSLNLVIEFLVVVFIGGVDKLSGAIVGAAFLVLIQEALQSFGAYQRLIFGVALVLVVRFLPGGLVSLVPLVRARWRSRRSRPEPAAPQPVEVSAA; encoded by the coding sequence GTGACGCCGTCGCTGCGCGCGCTCGGTGCGAGGAGCCGGGGGGTGCGGTGGCAGTGGTCGGCGGCAGCCGCCGCGCTCGTCGCGCTCTTCGCTGCAGCGGCGGTCTTCCCCCACGTAGCGAACGGCTACGAGCTGTTCGTCGGGACCGAGATCGCCATCTTCGCGATCGCCTGCCTCGGGCTCACGGTGGCGATCGGCTGGTCGGGTCAGGTCGTGCTGGCCCAGACCGGATTCTTCGGGATCGGCGCGTACGGCACGAACTACCTCTTCGAGCACCACGTTCCCTGGGTCGTCTCCGTTCTCGCCATCTCCTTGCTGTGCGCGCTGTGCGGGATGGTGGTCGGGTTCCCGGCCGCGCGGCTTCGCGGCTTCTACCTTGCCATCGCCACGCTGGCCTTCGCCGAGCTCCTCGACCAGCTGTTCAACAACGCGACGGCGATCACTGGCGGGCCGGTCGGCATGGCGGTCGTGCCGTTCCGGCTCTGGAGCCTCGGCGTGAACGTTGGGCTGTGGTACCTGTCGTTCGTCGTCCTCGTCGCGACCGTCGTCGTCCTCAACCACCTCGGCCGGAGCCGGCTCGGGCGCTGCCTGCGGGCGGTGCGCGACGCCGAGGTCGCCACCGGGTCGCTCGGCCTGTCGGCGACCCAGCTCAAGGTCGTCGCCTTCGTGATCAGCGCCCTGCTCGGCTCGATCGCCGGCTCCCTCTACGGTCAGGCGCTCACCTTCCTCTCGCCGGACGCCTTCAGCCTCAACCTCGTCATCGAGTTCCTCGTCGTCGTCTTCATCGGCGGCGTCGACAAGCTCTCCGGTGCCATCGTGGGGGCCGCCTTCCTCGTGCTCATCCAGGAGGCGCTCCAGAGCTTCGGGGCCTACCAGCGGCTCATCTTCGGGGTCGCGCTCGTCCTCGTCGTCCGCTTCCTGCCCGGCGGCCTCGTCTCGCTCGTCCCGTTGGTCCGGGCGCGCTGGCGTTCCCGGCGCTCTCGTCCGGAGCCGGCCGCGCCCCAGCCCGTGGAGGTGTCCGCCGCGTGA
- a CDS encoding ATP-binding cassette domain-containing protein gives MSDEHLLSVRGVSVSFGGVDVLHGVDLGADAGFTGLIGPNGAGKTTLFNVITGYVRPRAGEVYLDGVALHGKDAYQVARLGVARTFQTPKLVGEMAVLDNAMLGIDGRAGARRLGRSFGTRRSERATRAEAAELLERFGLGRHLRVPAGMLSLGSQKIIEVARALLARPRLLLLDEPAAGLSGPDVEALARPLAEFASSGLAILIVEHDLELVKRLCPTVVVLEFGTVLAAGAPEEVTRRKEVVAAYLGGET, from the coding sequence GTGAGCGACGAGCACCTCCTCAGTGTGCGCGGCGTGAGCGTGTCGTTCGGTGGCGTCGACGTGCTCCACGGCGTCGACCTCGGTGCCGACGCCGGGTTCACCGGCCTCATCGGCCCGAACGGTGCCGGCAAGACGACCCTCTTCAACGTCATCACCGGCTACGTGCGGCCGAGGGCGGGAGAGGTGTACCTCGACGGCGTCGCCCTGCACGGCAAGGACGCCTACCAGGTTGCCCGCCTCGGCGTGGCGCGCACCTTCCAGACGCCGAAGCTCGTCGGGGAGATGGCGGTCCTCGACAACGCGATGCTCGGCATCGACGGGCGCGCGGGCGCCCGCCGGCTCGGGCGGTCCTTCGGCACGCGCCGCAGCGAGCGGGCGACACGCGCCGAGGCAGCCGAGCTGCTCGAGCGGTTCGGCCTCGGCCGGCACCTGCGCGTGCCGGCCGGCATGCTCTCCCTCGGGAGCCAGAAGATCATCGAGGTGGCCCGCGCCCTGCTCGCACGGCCCCGGCTCCTGCTCCTCGACGAGCCGGCGGCGGGGCTGAGTGGGCCCGACGTCGAGGCCCTCGCTCGCCCGCTCGCCGAGTTCGCGAGCTCGGGGCTCGCCATCTTGATCGTCGAGCACGACCTCGAGCTCGTGAAGCGGCTCTGCCCGACGGTCGTCGTCCTCGAGTTCGGCACCGTCCTCGCGGCCGGCGCGCCCGAGGAGGTCACGAGGCGCAAGGAGGTCGTCGCGGCCTACCTCGGCGGTGAGACGTGA
- a CDS encoding ABC transporter ATP-binding protein: protein MLQVRGVEAGYGRVQVLRGVSLEVAEGEIVAVLGANGAGKTTTLRAISGVVPAWRGEISFLGRRLTREPPEARAALGLGHVPEGRGILASLTVEENLMLGRHLRRERRGVLERDRDRLLDLFPALRRRLGLPASSLSGGEQQMLALARALLCRPKLLMVDEMSFGLAPIVVNQLFDLVRQLREEGTTFLVVEQQAGVLAICDRTYVLSGGVTETEETLGRAVSREDLVRSYLGARA, encoded by the coding sequence ATGCTGCAGGTCCGAGGCGTCGAGGCCGGGTACGGGCGCGTCCAGGTGCTGCGGGGCGTGTCGCTCGAGGTCGCCGAGGGCGAGATCGTCGCCGTGCTCGGGGCGAACGGCGCCGGCAAGACGACGACGCTACGCGCGATCTCCGGCGTGGTCCCGGCCTGGCGCGGGGAGATCTCCTTCCTCGGCCGCCGCCTCACGAGAGAGCCACCCGAGGCGCGCGCCGCGCTCGGCCTCGGTCACGTTCCCGAGGGGCGGGGCATCCTCGCCTCGCTCACGGTCGAGGAGAACCTCATGCTCGGCCGCCACCTGCGGCGCGAGCGCCGCGGCGTCCTGGAGCGCGATCGCGACCGACTCCTCGACCTCTTCCCGGCGCTGCGCCGCCGGCTCGGCTTGCCAGCGTCGTCGCTGTCGGGCGGCGAGCAGCAGATGCTGGCCCTCGCGCGCGCCCTGCTGTGCCGACCGAAGCTGCTCATGGTCGACGAGATGTCCTTCGGGCTCGCCCCGATCGTCGTGAACCAGCTGTTCGACCTCGTACGCCAGCTGCGCGAGGAGGGGACGACGTTCCTCGTGGTCGAGCAGCAGGCGGGGGTGCTCGCGATCTGCGACCGGACCTACGTCTTGAGCGGTGGGGTCACCGAGACGGAGGAGACCCTCGGCAGGGCGGTCAGCCGCGAGGACCTCGTGCGTTCGTACCTCGGCGCGCGGGCGTGA
- a CDS encoding ABC transporter substrate-binding protein, translating into MQSVRCKNQTCGAGTARAKRGVSAMNGSLRRRLGKVGVAALLAAAMVAPSALTAAASPRAKARYSQGASAKEILVGSTMPLTGGAAVAGEQFRAGMLAAIQEVNAHGGINGRKIVPTILDDGFQPARSVANILRLTEQDKVFVIDTPVGSAEIPGSYPLVKQTGIPMFGPYLPPDPNLRSVFLLATPHVAQARVIMDWLATQKVKGKRVTRVAFLGQQNDYGEAVLHGMQQQAGVDKLKIVAVGYTQTNSTDISSAVLAVKAANPQAVVLATDNTQSILALQQAQQLGWHPLFVGDSSAANTGTPVVVQPAGSAAKGLYGALVAALPTGNSKALRVYRAAVNKIDPSATSSAYALQAYAQNLILFEILRRMGNDLTWANFIKTAQSLKHYDTGLLPPISFGNLPGGHTGSHGAAIAEWTGSAWKIVQNFRNPKNKR; encoded by the coding sequence ATGCAGTCAGTGAGGTGCAAGAACCAGACGTGCGGCGCGGGCACGGCCCGCGCGAAGAGGGGAGTGAGCGCAATGAACGGGTCGTTGAGACGCAGGCTCGGGAAGGTGGGCGTCGCCGCGCTCTTGGCCGCGGCCATGGTCGCGCCGTCGGCACTGACGGCCGCGGCGAGCCCGCGCGCGAAGGCGCGCTACTCGCAGGGCGCGAGCGCGAAGGAGATCCTCGTCGGGTCCACCATGCCGCTCACCGGCGGCGCGGCCGTGGCCGGCGAGCAGTTCCGCGCCGGCATGCTCGCCGCCATCCAGGAGGTGAACGCGCACGGCGGCATCAACGGCCGCAAGATCGTGCCGACGATCCTCGACGATGGCTTCCAGCCGGCGCGCTCGGTCGCGAACATCCTCCGGCTCACCGAGCAGGACAAGGTCTTCGTCATCGACACGCCGGTCGGATCGGCCGAGATTCCGGGCAGCTACCCGCTCGTCAAGCAGACCGGGATCCCGATGTTCGGCCCGTACCTGCCGCCCGACCCGAACCTGCGGTCGGTCTTCCTGCTCGCGACGCCGCACGTCGCGCAGGCGCGCGTCATCATGGACTGGCTGGCGACGCAGAAGGTGAAGGGGAAGCGGGTCACGCGCGTCGCCTTCCTCGGCCAGCAGAACGACTACGGCGAGGCGGTCCTCCACGGCATGCAGCAGCAGGCCGGGGTCGACAAGCTGAAGATCGTCGCCGTCGGCTACACCCAGACGAACAGCACCGACATCAGCTCGGCGGTGCTCGCCGTGAAGGCGGCGAACCCGCAGGCGGTCGTGCTCGCCACCGACAACACCCAGTCGATCCTCGCCCTCCAGCAGGCGCAGCAGCTCGGCTGGCACCCGCTCTTCGTCGGCGACTCCTCGGCGGCCAATACCGGCACGCCCGTGGTCGTCCAACCTGCGGGGTCGGCCGCCAAGGGGCTCTACGGCGCGCTCGTCGCCGCGCTCCCGACCGGCAACTCGAAGGCGCTTCGCGTGTACCGGGCCGCGGTGAACAAGATCGACCCCAGCGCGACGTCGTCCGCCTACGCGCTGCAGGCCTACGCGCAGAACCTGATCCTCTTCGAGATCCTGCGGCGCATGGGCAACGACCTCACCTGGGCGAACTTCATCAAGACGGCGCAGTCGCTCAAGCACTACGACACGGGCCTCCTGCCGCCGATCTCCTTCGGGAACCTGCCCGGCGGCCACACGGGCTCTCACGGCGCCGCCATCGCCGAGTGGACCGGGTCGGCCTGGAAGATCGTCCAGAACTTCCGCAACCCGAAGAACAAGCGCTAG
- a CDS encoding GNAT family N-acetyltransferase has product MKASLLRPGELGASEVATWHKLQASAPDLANPFCSPTFARAVDAVDRRTRVAVVEEDGAIVAFVPMTVRRGGIATGLAARLAGIEAVVQAPGRPLDLAAVLARCGLAAIEFEHLRAGERSTAAGLRVLAGHAVDVSGGYDAYLERATLEHAHALREAERRRSRLAEHHGAAVFRGGIRDPTALALLVRWKSAQYRRSGWPDPLARRWVVELVELLAATGELDLSGRLSTLSAGDTVIAVDFSLCSDAVLATWFNAYDPAFGRYSPGTLRWYHVIEDAAALGLREVDLGPGDEPYKATLATTRYDVFAGAVERRCLEALVRRAWRAPRQAATGYVLAHPRVRAGVRRTLRGVGRLRSRSGASGRR; this is encoded by the coding sequence ATGAAGGCGAGCCTGCTCCGCCCGGGCGAGCTCGGGGCGTCGGAGGTCGCGACCTGGCACAAGCTCCAGGCCAGCGCGCCCGACCTCGCCAACCCCTTCTGCTCGCCGACCTTCGCCAGAGCGGTCGACGCCGTCGACCGCCGCACGCGCGTCGCGGTCGTCGAGGAGGACGGAGCGATCGTGGCCTTCGTCCCGATGACCGTGCGCCGCGGCGGCATCGCGACGGGCCTGGCGGCGCGCCTCGCGGGGATCGAGGCGGTCGTCCAGGCGCCGGGCCGGCCGCTCGACCTCGCGGCAGTGCTGGCCCGTTGCGGCCTCGCCGCGATCGAGTTCGAGCACCTCCGGGCGGGCGAGCGCTCGACGGCGGCGGGCCTGAGGGTCCTCGCCGGCCATGCCGTCGACGTCTCCGGCGGCTACGACGCCTACCTCGAGCGCGCGACCCTCGAGCACGCGCACGCCCTGCGGGAGGCCGAGAGGCGCCGGAGCCGCCTCGCCGAGCACCACGGCGCAGCCGTCTTCCGAGGCGGGATCCGCGACCCCACCGCGCTCGCCCTGCTCGTCCGCTGGAAGTCCGCGCAGTACCGGCGCAGCGGCTGGCCCGACCCCCTCGCCAGGCGCTGGGTCGTCGAGCTCGTCGAGCTCCTCGCGGCGACCGGCGAGCTCGACCTGAGCGGCCGGCTCTCCACCTTGTCGGCAGGGGACACCGTCATCGCCGTCGACTTCTCCCTCTGCTCGGACGCCGTCCTCGCCACCTGGTTCAACGCCTACGACCCGGCCTTCGGGCGCTACTCGCCGGGCACGCTGCGCTGGTACCACGTGATCGAGGACGCCGCCGCGCTCGGGCTGCGCGAGGTCGACCTCGGCCCGGGCGACGAGCCATACAAGGCCACGCTCGCGACGACCCGCTACGACGTCTTCGCCGGCGCCGTCGAGCGCCGCTGCCTCGAGGCGCTCGTCCGACGGGCCTGGCGCGCCCCGCGCCAGGCGGCGACGGGCTACGTCCTCGCGCACCCGAGGGTGCGCGCCGGGGTCCGCCGGACGCTGCGTGGCGTCGGCCGGCTGCGCAGCCGCAGCGGCGCCTCCGGTCGCCGGTGA
- a CDS encoding DUF6457 domain-containing protein translates to MGMTAAEFTARLAKALGTEAPTGDEVDDLLALAAAAAHASERTAAPVACWLAARAGRHPREALLLARGIAQRPPAG, encoded by the coding sequence ATGGGGATGACCGCCGCCGAGTTCACGGCGCGCCTCGCCAAGGCGCTCGGGACGGAGGCACCGACCGGCGACGAGGTCGACGACCTGCTCGCGCTCGCTGCCGCGGCCGCCCACGCCTCCGAGCGCACCGCGGCGCCCGTCGCCTGCTGGCTCGCGGCGCGCGCCGGGCGCCATCCTCGCGAGGCCCTCCTCCTCGCCCGGGGCATCGCGCAGCGACCGCCTGCCGGCTAG
- a CDS encoding cytosine permease yields the protein MTATEAGVAPGDRAFHVEVHGIDHIPESERWATPRHLFWMWAGASFQIEYFVYGVILMAFFGLSFVQAVVLIVVGNASFLLLGLTSLQGPDAGTTAMTITRASYGPNGARVPTLFNWLTQVGFETEGLVLVVYAAEVLARKAGFAPGTPAKVAFILLAVLAQLTLPLLGHATIVRTLRALTVPFVVLFAILAGLTLGKAHTGVVAHGADWRGLSVGLAFTIALAGLGWTENGNDYSRYLPRRASKPAIVGWVFLGTALPEILVMTLGAAVGTYASAIATGENPFAAFLSPHVVATGFVVPLLVVAILQLFAINSLDLYSSGVTLQTLGLRVRRWQAVLVDTVIACGLTVYAVFDSSFSTLLKDFADCVICWIAPWMAIFLVDWALRRFRYAPSELQRLDPGGLYYRRGGVHWPAIVAQALGTFGAVEALSQTFFVGQISRWVGADRAGVFPDFSIYIGVAVAAVTYLVLAWRRLSVEARRQEELAPSPEGLSAQLTGTRT from the coding sequence GTGACGGCGACCGAGGCGGGGGTCGCGCCGGGCGACCGGGCGTTCCACGTCGAGGTGCACGGGATCGACCACATCCCCGAGTCCGAGCGCTGGGCGACGCCGCGGCACCTGTTCTGGATGTGGGCGGGGGCGAGCTTCCAGATCGAGTACTTCGTCTACGGCGTCATCTTGATGGCGTTCTTCGGCCTCAGCTTCGTCCAGGCCGTCGTGCTCATCGTCGTCGGCAACGCCTCGTTCCTCCTCCTCGGCCTGACGAGCCTGCAAGGTCCCGACGCGGGGACGACGGCCATGACGATCACGCGCGCCAGCTACGGGCCGAACGGCGCGCGCGTCCCGACGCTGTTCAACTGGCTCACGCAGGTCGGCTTCGAGACCGAGGGCCTCGTCCTCGTCGTCTACGCAGCGGAGGTCCTCGCACGCAAGGCGGGCTTCGCCCCCGGCACGCCGGCGAAGGTCGCCTTCATCCTCCTCGCCGTGCTCGCCCAGCTCACCTTGCCGCTGCTCGGGCACGCCACGATCGTGCGGACGCTGCGCGCCCTCACGGTGCCCTTCGTCGTCCTCTTCGCGATCCTCGCCGGCCTCACCCTCGGGAAGGCCCACACGGGCGTGGTGGCGCACGGCGCCGACTGGCGGGGGCTGAGCGTCGGCCTCGCCTTCACGATCGCGCTCGCGGGCCTCGGGTGGACCGAGAACGGCAACGACTACTCGCGCTACCTGCCGCGCCGTGCGAGCAAACCTGCGATCGTCGGCTGGGTCTTCCTCGGGACCGCCCTCCCCGAGATCCTCGTCATGACGCTCGGCGCGGCGGTCGGCACCTACGCGTCGGCGATCGCCACCGGGGAGAACCCGTTTGCCGCCTTCCTCTCCCCCCACGTCGTCGCCACGGGGTTCGTCGTACCGCTCCTCGTCGTGGCCATCTTGCAGCTGTTCGCGATCAACAGCCTCGACCTGTACTCCTCGGGCGTCACGCTCCAGACGCTCGGGCTGCGCGTCCGGCGCTGGCAGGCGGTGCTCGTCGACACCGTCATCGCCTGCGGCCTCACCGTCTACGCCGTGTTCGACTCCTCCTTCTCGACGCTGCTCAAGGACTTCGCCGACTGCGTCATCTGCTGGATCGCCCCGTGGATGGCGATCTTCCTCGTCGACTGGGCGCTGCGGCGCTTCCGCTACGCGCCGTCCGAGCTGCAGCGTCTGGACCCCGGCGGCCTCTACTACCGGCGAGGCGGCGTCCACTGGCCGGCGATCGTGGCGCAGGCCCTCGGCACCTTCGGCGCCGTCGAGGCGCTGTCGCAGACGTTCTTCGTGGGGCAGATCTCACGCTGGGTGGGCGCGGATCGCGCCGGCGTCTTCCCCGACTTCAGCATCTACATCGGCGTTGCCGTGGCCGCCGTGACCTACCTCGTGCTCGCCTGGCGCCGCCTCTCGGTCGAGGCCCGCCGGCAGGAGGAGCTGGCGCCGTCCCCCGAGGGGCTGTCCGCCCAGCTGACCGGCACCCGGACCTGA
- a CDS encoding phosphoribosyltransferase family protein: protein MVTPAGRYQARIGSQVVDLPVVEIADGLAIALLITVDHGVRFSARAGEELAELLAPLGVDIVASVATMGIPLAIEITRALGLDDYLILQKTPKIHLADAIAEPVRSITTSATQRLLFDRARVHAVEGRRVALVDDVISTGASAQAALSLLRRVGAEPVAIGALMTEAARWRDVLGTDADLVRSLGAVPVFRRDATGALVEDWDGGSPDAGTALPVT, encoded by the coding sequence GTGGTCACCCCGGCCGGCAGGTACCAGGCGCGCATCGGCTCCCAGGTCGTCGACCTGCCGGTCGTCGAGATCGCCGACGGGCTCGCCATCGCGCTCCTCATCACGGTCGATCACGGCGTGCGCTTCAGCGCTCGAGCCGGCGAGGAGCTCGCCGAGCTGCTCGCGCCCCTCGGGGTGGACATCGTCGCCTCGGTCGCGACCATGGGGATCCCCCTCGCGATCGAGATCACGCGCGCGCTCGGACTCGACGACTACCTCATCTTGCAGAAGACGCCGAAGATCCACCTCGCCGACGCCATCGCCGAGCCCGTCCGGTCCATCACGACGAGCGCCACCCAGCGGCTCCTGTTCGACCGAGCGCGCGTCCACGCGGTCGAAGGGCGTCGCGTCGCCCTCGTCGACGACGTCATCTCGACCGGTGCCTCCGCCCAGGCGGCGCTCTCGCTGCTCCGGCGGGTCGGGGCCGAGCCGGTCGCCATCGGGGCGCTCATGACGGAGGCGGCGCGCTGGCGAGACGTGCTCGGCACCGATGCCGACCTCGTGCGCAGCCTCGGGGCGGTCCCCGTATTCCGCCGCGACGCGACGGGCGCGCTCGTCGAGGACTGGGACGGCGGGTCGCCGGACGCGGGCACGGCCCTCCCGGTGACCTGA